A single Bifidobacterium scardovii JCM 12489 = DSM 13734 DNA region contains:
- the pflB gene encoding formate C-acetyltransferase, which produces MTAVDNAVSQEELEAKAWAGFTEGNWQKDIDVRDFIQKNYTPYTGDESFLADATDKTKHLWKYLDDNYLAVERKQRVYDVDTHTPAGIDAFPAGYIDSPEVDNVIVGLQTDVPCKRAMMPNGGWRMVETAIKEAGKEPDPEIKKIFTKYRKTHNDGVFGVYTKDIKVARHNKILTGLPDAYGRGRIIGDYRRVALYGLNALIKFKQRDKDSVPYRNDFTEPEIEHWIRFREEHDEQIKALKQLITLGNEYGLDLTRPAQTAKEAVQWTYMGYLASIKSQDGAAMSFGRNSAFFDVYFERDLKAGLITETDAQEIIDNIVMKLRIVRFLRTKDYDNIFSGDPYWATWSDAGFGGDGRPMVTKTSFRLLNTLTLEHLGPGPEPNITIFWDPKLPEGYKRFCAKISIDTSAIQYESDKEIRNHWGDDAAIACCVSPMRVGKQMQFFAARVNSAKALLYAINGGRDEMTGMQVIDKGVIEPVAPEADGTLDYEKVKANYEKALEWLSETYVKALNIIHYMHDKYAYESIEMALHDKEVYRTLGCGMSGLSIAADSLSAVKYAKVYPIYNKDAKNLEGHEYEYVEGADDDLVVGYRTEGDFPVYGNDDDRADDIAKWVVSTVMGQVKRLPVYRGAVPTQSILTITSNVEYGKNTGSFPSRHKKGTPYAPGANPENGMDSHGMLPSMFSVGKIDYNDALDGISLTNTITPDGLGRDEEERIGNLVGILDAGNGHGLYHANINVLRKETMEDAVEHPEKYPHLTVRVSGYAVNFVKLTKEQQLDVISRTFHQGAVTD; this is translated from the coding sequence ATGACAGCAGTTGACAATGCAGTGTCTCAGGAAGAGCTCGAGGCCAAGGCCTGGGCAGGCTTCACCGAGGGCAACTGGCAAAAGGACATCGACGTACGTGACTTCATCCAGAAGAACTACACCCCGTACACCGGCGACGAGTCCTTCCTGGCTGACGCTACCGACAAGACCAAGCACCTGTGGAAGTACCTCGACGACAACTACCTGGCCGTCGAGCGCAAGCAGCGCGTCTACGACGTGGACACCCACACCCCCGCCGGCATCGACGCCTTCCCGGCCGGCTACATCGATTCCCCGGAGGTCGACAACGTGATCGTCGGCCTGCAGACCGACGTGCCGTGCAAGCGCGCCATGATGCCGAACGGCGGCTGGCGCATGGTCGAGACGGCCATCAAGGAAGCCGGCAAGGAGCCGGATCCGGAGATCAAGAAGATCTTCACCAAGTACCGCAAGACCCACAACGACGGTGTCTTCGGCGTCTACACCAAGGACATCAAGGTCGCCCGCCATAACAAGATCCTCACCGGTCTGCCGGACGCCTACGGCCGCGGCCGCATCATCGGCGACTATCGCCGCGTGGCCCTGTACGGCCTCAACGCGCTGATCAAATTCAAGCAGCGCGACAAGGACTCCGTGCCGTACCGCAACGACTTCACCGAGCCGGAGATCGAGCACTGGATCCGCTTCCGCGAGGAGCACGACGAGCAGATCAAGGCCCTCAAGCAGCTGATCACCCTCGGCAACGAGTACGGTCTGGACCTGACCCGCCCGGCCCAGACCGCCAAGGAAGCCGTGCAGTGGACCTACATGGGCTACCTCGCCTCCATCAAGAGCCAGGACGGCGCCGCCATGTCCTTCGGCCGCAACTCCGCGTTCTTCGACGTGTACTTCGAGCGTGACCTCAAGGCCGGCCTCATCACTGAGACCGATGCCCAGGAGATCATCGACAACATCGTCATGAAGCTGCGCATCGTCCGCTTCCTGCGCACCAAGGACTACGACAACATCTTCTCCGGCGATCCGTACTGGGCGACCTGGTCCGACGCGGGCTTCGGCGGCGACGGCCGCCCGATGGTCACCAAGACCTCGTTCCGTCTGCTCAACACGCTGACCCTCGAGCACCTTGGACCCGGCCCGGAGCCGAACATCACGATCTTCTGGGATCCGAAGCTGCCGGAAGGCTACAAGCGCTTCTGCGCCAAGATCTCGATCGACACCTCGGCCATCCAGTACGAGTCCGACAAGGAGATCCGCAACCACTGGGGCGACGACGCCGCCATCGCCTGCTGCGTCTCCCCGATGCGCGTCGGCAAGCAGATGCAGTTCTTCGCCGCACGCGTGAACTCCGCCAAGGCGCTGCTCTACGCGATCAACGGCGGCCGCGACGAGATGACCGGCATGCAGGTCATCGACAAGGGCGTCATCGAGCCGGTGGCCCCGGAGGCCGACGGCACGCTTGACTACGAGAAGGTCAAGGCCAACTACGAGAAGGCTCTCGAGTGGCTGTCCGAGACCTACGTCAAGGCCCTGAACATCATCCACTACATGCACGATAAGTACGCCTACGAGTCCATCGAGATGGCGCTGCACGACAAGGAAGTGTACCGTACGCTCGGCTGCGGCATGTCCGGCCTGTCGATCGCTGCCGACTCGCTGTCCGCCGTCAAGTACGCCAAGGTGTACCCGATCTACAACAAGGACGCCAAGAACCTCGAGGGCCACGAGTACGAGTACGTCGAGGGCGCCGATGACGATCTGGTCGTCGGCTACCGCACCGAGGGCGACTTCCCGGTTTACGGCAACGACGACGATCGCGCCGACGACATCGCCAAGTGGGTCGTCTCCACCGTCATGGGCCAGGTCAAGCGCCTGCCCGTGTACCGCGGCGCCGTCCCGACGCAGTCCATCCTGACGATCACCTCCAACGTGGAGTACGGCAAGAACACCGGTTCCTTCCCGTCCCGCCACAAGAAGGGCACCCCGTACGCCCCGGGCGCGAACCCGGAGAACGGCATGGACTCGCACGGCATGCTGCCGTCGATGTTCTCGGTCGGCAAGATCGACTACAACGACGCGCTGGACGGCATCTCGCTGACCAACACGATCACCCCCGACGGCCTCGGCCGCGACGAGGAGGAGCGCATCGGCAACCTGGTCGGCATCCTGGACGCCGGCAACGGCCACGGCCTCTACCACGCGAACATCAACGTGCTGCGCAAGGAGACCATGGAGGACGCCGTCGAGCACCCCGAGAAGTACCCGCACCTGACCGTGCGCGTCTCCGGCTACGCGGTGAACTTCGTCAAGCTCACCAAGGAGCAGCAGCTCGACGTCATCTCCCGTACGTTCCATCAGGGCGCCGTCACCGACTGA
- the tig gene encoding trigger factor: protein MKISVRNLEPTKVKLTVTVEPEEFDPYLDEARKEIAKQVNVPGFRKGHVPGKIIDQRIGFAAVAGEAVNNGVPELYSKALEEKQIRPMAQPELDVQEVPASAKDETKLKFVATVERRPEIELPALEGMTIEVAKPEVTDEDVSKRLETLRQRFGTLVGVDRPAAKGDFASIDLEAQIDGETVDSQEGVSYELGSGTMLDGLDEALDGLSAGEETTFEGTLEAGDHEGEKAQVKVKVNSVKSEELPELDDDFAQEASEFDTLDELKADIRKNIEQDGEARQATEARDAFLARLQEGLEIPVPKGVKADAAAEHLKGMTADPDKATKEQKAEAEESAEKELRDQIVLDTLAEKLDVKVSQSDVFNFLASIAQQYGMDPNNFINAIVRNGQLGSAVAEVGRSKGLLAGMRAVSFTSEGEPLDLSAFLGEDEASAEDESVAAASAAAAVADELAADKPAEDAE, encoded by the coding sequence GTGAAGATCAGCGTCAGGAACCTCGAGCCCACCAAGGTGAAGCTCACCGTCACCGTCGAACCGGAAGAGTTCGACCCGTATCTCGACGAGGCCCGCAAGGAGATCGCCAAGCAGGTGAACGTCCCCGGCTTCCGCAAGGGACATGTGCCCGGAAAGATCATCGACCAGCGCATCGGCTTCGCGGCCGTCGCCGGCGAAGCGGTGAACAACGGCGTGCCGGAGCTGTATTCCAAGGCGCTGGAGGAGAAGCAGATCCGCCCGATGGCCCAGCCTGAGCTCGACGTGCAGGAAGTGCCCGCCTCCGCCAAGGACGAGACCAAGCTCAAGTTCGTGGCCACCGTGGAGCGTCGCCCCGAGATCGAGCTGCCGGCCCTCGAGGGCATGACCATCGAGGTCGCCAAGCCCGAGGTCACCGACGAGGACGTGAGCAAGCGCCTCGAGACCCTGCGCCAGCGTTTCGGCACCCTGGTCGGCGTCGACCGCCCGGCCGCCAAGGGCGACTTCGCCAGCATCGACCTGGAAGCCCAGATCGACGGCGAGACCGTCGACTCCCAGGAGGGCGTGAGCTACGAGCTCGGCTCCGGCACCATGCTGGACGGCCTGGACGAGGCCCTCGACGGCCTGTCCGCCGGCGAGGAGACCACCTTCGAGGGCACGCTGGAAGCCGGCGACCACGAGGGCGAGAAGGCCCAGGTCAAGGTCAAGGTCAACTCCGTCAAGTCCGAGGAACTGCCGGAGCTCGACGACGACTTCGCCCAGGAGGCCTCCGAGTTCGACACGCTCGACGAGCTCAAGGCCGACATCCGCAAGAACATCGAACAGGACGGCGAAGCCCGCCAGGCCACCGAGGCCCGCGACGCCTTCCTCGCCCGCCTGCAGGAGGGCCTGGAGATCCCGGTGCCCAAGGGCGTCAAGGCCGATGCGGCCGCCGAGCACCTCAAGGGCATGACCGCCGATCCGGACAAGGCCACCAAGGAGCAGAAGGCCGAGGCCGAGGAGTCCGCCGAGAAGGAACTGCGCGACCAGATCGTGCTCGACACGCTCGCCGAGAAGCTGGACGTCAAGGTCTCCCAGTCCGACGTGTTCAACTTCCTCGCCTCCATCGCCCAGCAGTACGGCATGGATCCGAACAACTTCATCAACGCGATCGTGCGCAACGGCCAGCTCGGCTCCGCCGTCGCCGAGGTCGGCCGCTCCAAGGGCCTGCTCGCCGGCATGCGCGCCGTCAGCTTCACCAGCGAGGGCGAGCCGCTCGACCTGAGCGCTTTCCTCGGTGAGGACGAGGCCTCCGCCGAGGACGAGAGCGTCGC
- a CDS encoding NAD+ synthase: protein MTQIRFALAQIDTCVGDLDANADKIMRYVHLAAKGRAQVVVFPEMTLTGYPIEDLALRRTFRQAAWDKANWLATELAADGLGDLYVAVGTVGTDHASDKPKNRMVVLHDGVVWAGYDKHFLPNYGVFDEFRIFTAGERSVVLDIDGVRVGVAICEDIWQDGGPVAELAGRGIDVLMTMNGSPYEEGKTHVRYDLAVRRADEVHAPVIYVNQVGGQDDLVFDGGSFVVDADGTLLARAPMFMEHLGFFDFDADAERQGAGEIAPELDPDEEVYTACVLGLKDYMAKNRFKGVCLGLSGGIDSALVAAMAADACGGEHVQGISMPSMYSSDGSKDDAADLAANLGAKYDVQPIEPLFVSYQKQLDLEGVAAENLQARIRGVIVMAYSNAKGLLALATGNKSELACGYSTIYGDAVGGYAPIKDLLKTRVWELSRWRNKAAAAGVGIGGLGIVGNERSGAGTPLPGGVMIPVNSIEKAPSAELRPGQKDSDSLPEYALLDQVLAAYIEHAHGRADLLADGFDAKTVDTVMRLVDRAEWKRRQYPLGPKVTALAFGRDRRLPITNAFRE from the coding sequence ATGACTCAGATTCGTTTCGCTCTCGCCCAAATCGACACCTGCGTCGGCGACCTCGACGCCAATGCCGACAAGATCATGCGGTACGTGCATCTCGCCGCGAAAGGCCGCGCCCAGGTGGTGGTGTTCCCCGAGATGACGCTCACCGGCTACCCGATCGAGGATCTGGCCCTGCGCCGCACCTTCCGCCAGGCCGCGTGGGACAAGGCGAACTGGCTGGCCACCGAGCTGGCCGCCGATGGGCTCGGCGACCTGTACGTCGCGGTCGGCACGGTCGGCACCGACCACGCCTCCGACAAGCCGAAGAACCGCATGGTCGTGCTGCACGACGGCGTGGTGTGGGCCGGCTACGACAAGCACTTCCTGCCCAACTACGGCGTGTTCGACGAGTTCCGCATCTTCACCGCCGGCGAACGCTCGGTGGTGCTCGACATCGACGGCGTGCGCGTCGGCGTGGCGATCTGCGAGGACATCTGGCAGGACGGCGGCCCCGTCGCCGAATTGGCCGGCCGGGGCATCGACGTGCTCATGACGATGAACGGCTCCCCGTACGAGGAGGGCAAGACGCATGTGCGCTACGACCTGGCGGTGCGCCGCGCGGACGAGGTGCACGCGCCGGTGATCTACGTCAACCAGGTCGGCGGCCAGGACGATCTGGTGTTCGACGGCGGCAGCTTCGTCGTGGACGCCGACGGCACGCTACTGGCCCGCGCGCCGATGTTCATGGAGCATCTGGGCTTCTTCGACTTCGACGCGGATGCCGAACGCCAGGGGGCCGGCGAGATCGCGCCCGAGCTCGACCCGGATGAGGAGGTGTACACGGCCTGCGTGCTCGGCCTCAAGGACTACATGGCCAAGAACCGCTTCAAGGGGGTGTGCCTCGGCCTGTCCGGCGGCATCGACTCGGCGCTTGTGGCCGCCATGGCCGCCGACGCGTGCGGCGGCGAGCACGTGCAGGGCATCTCGATGCCGAGCATGTACTCCTCGGACGGGTCCAAGGACGACGCCGCCGACCTGGCCGCCAATCTCGGCGCGAAATACGACGTGCAGCCGATCGAGCCGCTGTTCGTGTCCTACCAGAAGCAGCTGGACCTTGAAGGGGTGGCCGCCGAAAACCTGCAGGCGCGCATCCGCGGCGTCATCGTCATGGCCTACTCGAACGCGAAGGGCCTGCTGGCGCTGGCCACCGGCAACAAGTCCGAGCTCGCCTGCGGTTATTCGACGATCTACGGCGACGCGGTCGGCGGCTACGCGCCGATCAAGGACCTGCTCAAGACCCGCGTCTGGGAGCTGTCCCGTTGGCGCAACAAGGCCGCGGCGGCGGGCGTCGGCATCGGCGGTCTCGGCATCGTCGGCAACGAGCGGAGTGGCGCCGGCACGCCGTTGCCGGGCGGGGTAATGATCCCGGTCAACTCGATCGAGAAGGCGCCGAGCGCCGAACTGCGCCCCGGGCAGAAGGATTCCGACTCGCTGCCCGAATACGCGCTGCTCGACCAGGTACTCGCCGCGTACATCGAGCATGCGCACGGCCGCGCCGACCTGCTCGCCGACGGCTTCGACGCCAAGACCGTCGATACGGTGATGCGCCTGGTCGACCGCGCCGAGTGGAAGCGCCGCCAGTACCCGCTGGGGCCGAAGGTCACGGCGCTCGCGTTCGGCCGCGACCGCCGCCTGCCCATCACCAACGCGTTCCGCGAGTAG
- the pflA gene encoding pyruvate formate-lyase-activating protein, whose translation MPVTLTFRTTTRHMLKESKTYASQTLMGGLSGFESPIGLDRRDRIGALKTGDIGFVHSWDINTSVDGPGTRMTVFMSGCPLRCQYCQNPDTWKMRDGQPVYLDAMIKKVDRYKDLFKATRGGITFSGGESMMQAAFVSRVFRAAKEMGVHTCLDTSGFLNTNYTDEMIDDIDLCLLDVKSGDEETYHKVTGGLLQPTIDFGQRLAKAGKKIWVRFVLVPGLTDSEENVENVARICESFDGAVEHIDVLGFHQLGRPKWHELRIPYPLENQKGPSAALKQRVVEQFQSHGFTVY comes from the coding sequence ATGCCCGTAACACTCACGTTCCGTACCACGACCCGGCATATGCTCAAGGAGTCGAAGACCTATGCCAGTCAGACGCTGATGGGGGGACTCTCCGGATTCGAATCGCCCATCGGCCTGGACCGGCGCGACCGCATCGGCGCACTGAAAACCGGCGACATCGGCTTCGTGCACTCCTGGGACATCAACACCTCCGTGGACGGCCCGGGCACCCGCATGACGGTTTTCATGTCCGGCTGCCCGCTGCGCTGTCAGTACTGCCAGAATCCGGATACCTGGAAGATGCGCGACGGCCAGCCGGTGTACCTCGACGCGATGATCAAGAAGGTCGACCGCTACAAGGACCTGTTCAAGGCCACGCGCGGCGGTATCACCTTCTCCGGCGGCGAGTCGATGATGCAGGCGGCCTTCGTCTCCCGCGTGTTCCGCGCGGCCAAGGAGATGGGCGTGCACACCTGCCTCGACACCTCCGGGTTCCTCAACACCAACTACACCGACGAGATGATCGACGACATCGACCTGTGCCTGCTCGACGTCAAGTCCGGCGACGAGGAGACCTACCACAAGGTCACCGGCGGCCTGCTGCAGCCGACCATCGACTTCGGCCAGCGCCTCGCCAAGGCCGGCAAGAAGATCTGGGTGCGTTTCGTGCTCGTGCCGGGCCTGACCGACTCGGAGGAGAACGTCGAGAACGTCGCGCGGATCTGCGAGAGCTTCGACGGGGCGGTCGAGCACATCGACGTGCTCGGATTCCACCAGCTCGGCCGCCCGAAGTGGCACGAGCTGCGCATTCCGTACCCGCTTGAGAACCAGAAGGGCCCGAGCGCCGCGCTCAAGCAGCGCGTCGTCGAGCAATTCCAGTCCCACGGTTTCACTGTGTACTGA
- a CDS encoding DUF3000 family protein has product MAEIFAFPGGVSAPRRPGDDAGLPGRPAGVPDEVWRAVESVRAMRRVPGVRYREIPVPSTLADYGIGVELESGSDGASGEHPDHARPGIVGEGADRPRSGASGWITLLYSREPRDDWSSRWRCVAFARMPLETREDNGLAPAMYWETLRGFLDGADRDGLRGTVTVTRNTSFGSLAGPDSAGCEMRVSWTPLEDIDGRMDAGAQVVMWAMFIRSAAVAEEEPSVDR; this is encoded by the coding sequence ATGGCAGAGATCTTCGCTTTTCCGGGGGGAGTTTCCGCGCCGAGGCGGCCAGGCGACGATGCCGGCCTGCCCGGGCGCCCCGCCGGCGTTCCTGACGAAGTGTGGCGTGCCGTCGAGTCTGTACGCGCGATGCGGCGCGTGCCCGGCGTGCGCTATCGAGAGATTCCCGTGCCGTCGACGCTTGCCGATTACGGCATCGGCGTGGAACTGGAGAGCGGCAGCGACGGCGCATCGGGGGAGCACCCCGACCACGCCCGTCCCGGCATTGTGGGCGAAGGCGCGGACCGTCCCCGTTCCGGAGCCTCCGGCTGGATCACGCTGCTGTATTCGCGCGAGCCGCGGGACGACTGGTCGTCGCGCTGGCGGTGCGTCGCTTTCGCTCGCATGCCGCTGGAAACGAGGGAGGACAACGGCCTGGCTCCGGCGATGTACTGGGAGACCCTGCGCGGATTCCTCGACGGCGCGGACCGGGACGGGCTCCGCGGCACGGTGACGGTCACCAGAAACACCTCGTTCGGGTCGCTGGCCGGACCGGATTCGGCTGGTTGCGAAATGCGTGTATCATGGACGCCGCTTGAAGATATTGACGGACGCATGGACGCCGGCGCGCAGGTGGTGATGTGGGCGATGTTCATCCGTTCCGCCGCCGTTGCCGAGGAGGAACCATCCGTTGACCGATGA
- a CDS encoding response regulator transcription factor, translating to MNDGMTSGAAVEPQQAGPLRVAVVDNDMLTAKVLVQLLPKMCRGVAVPWWTTSGSEALAKTLDPVSRPQMLIADMSLGEISGLTICRRVRETSADVLLLGVTSYSLSHYAERLVQAGAQGLADKAGMQQIVAAVDTIRRGGTFVPAELAGSVSFDTAERAHERLKAGARKPVKLSDQESRIIDMLSRGLTYADIAERLAITQATARTYAHRAEEKLGAATLAQAVAMWVTGEWA from the coding sequence ATGAATGACGGCATGACATCGGGGGCCGCTGTGGAACCGCAGCAGGCCGGGCCGCTGCGCGTCGCGGTGGTCGACAACGACATGCTCACCGCGAAGGTGCTGGTGCAGCTGCTGCCGAAGATGTGTCGGGGCGTGGCCGTGCCGTGGTGGACCACCTCCGGCAGCGAGGCGCTGGCGAAGACGCTCGACCCGGTCTCCCGCCCGCAGATGCTGATCGCCGACATGTCGCTCGGCGAGATCAGCGGGCTGACAATCTGCCGCCGCGTGCGCGAGACGAGCGCCGACGTGCTGCTGCTCGGCGTCACCTCGTACAGCCTGAGCCACTATGCGGAGCGCCTGGTGCAGGCCGGCGCGCAGGGGCTGGCCGACAAGGCCGGCATGCAGCAGATCGTCGCGGCGGTGGACACGATACGCCGCGGCGGCACCTTCGTTCCCGCGGAACTCGCCGGCTCCGTGTCCTTCGACACCGCCGAGCGGGCCCACGAGCGGCTCAAGGCCGGCGCCCGCAAACCGGTGAAGCTGTCCGATCAGGAGTCGCGCATCATCGACATGCTGTCACGCGGCCTGACCTACGCCGACATCGCCGAACGGCTCGCCATCACGCAGGCCACGGCACGCACCTATGCGCATCGCGCCGAGGAGAAGCTCGGCGCCGCTACGCTGGCGCAGGCCGTGGCCATGTGGGTCACCGGCGAATGGGCGTGA
- a CDS encoding Cof-type HAD-IIB family hydrolase, whose translation MAANSESGAIARGGDIRAAFFDIDGTLTSFVTHSIPESTIEALHALQARGVRIFICTGRAPSHMGVVLDTMPVDFDGIVGMNGQYCFDDHGFLEARPLDRDDIETVTRWLDEHPDVVANYCEKDYVYFNQVTESMRASWRQLGKTAPEVHVDDPHARTPVHETFQISPYIDAALEAELIGRCRNIAGVRWHPDFVDLIPADGGKPEGMKRFLRHYGLTAAQAIAFGDGGNDVTMLEYAGIGIAMGNASEPAKRAADYVTDNVDHDGIMNALRHFGVL comes from the coding sequence ATGGCAGCGAACAGTGAATCCGGCGCCATCGCGCGCGGCGGCGACATCAGGGCGGCGTTCTTCGACATCGACGGCACGCTCACCAGTTTCGTCACGCACTCGATCCCCGAATCCACGATCGAGGCGCTGCACGCGCTGCAGGCCCGCGGCGTGCGCATCTTCATCTGCACCGGCCGCGCGCCCTCGCACATGGGCGTCGTGCTCGACACGATGCCCGTCGACTTCGACGGCATCGTCGGCATGAACGGACAGTACTGCTTCGACGACCACGGCTTCCTCGAGGCGCGCCCGCTCGACAGGGACGACATCGAAACCGTCACCCGCTGGCTCGACGAGCACCCGGACGTGGTGGCGAACTACTGCGAGAAGGACTACGTGTACTTCAACCAAGTGACCGAGTCGATGCGCGCCTCATGGCGTCAGCTCGGCAAGACCGCGCCCGAGGTGCACGTCGATGACCCGCACGCACGCACGCCCGTCCACGAGACCTTCCAGATCAGCCCGTACATCGACGCCGCGCTGGAGGCGGAGCTCATCGGCCGGTGCCGCAACATCGCGGGCGTGCGCTGGCACCCGGATTTCGTCGATCTGATCCCCGCCGACGGCGGCAAGCCCGAAGGCATGAAGCGCTTCCTGCGCCACTACGGGCTCACGGCCGCGCAGGCGATCGCCTTCGGCGACGGCGGCAACGACGTGACGATGCTCGAATACGCGGGGATCGGCATCGCGATGGGCAACGCCTCCGAGCCGGCCAAACGGGCGGCCGACTACGTCACCGACAACGTCGACCACGACGGCATCATGAACGCGCTCAGGCATTTCGGCGTGCTGTAG
- a CDS encoding HRDC domain-containing protein, whose product MTDEPRLLSEPRGGVPGVTATPDGFRDVCMRFAAATGSVAADAERASGFRYGHEDWLIQFKREGAGIALIDPVALNGFGVDWEAFNAALGGAAWIIHDAAQDLPGFADLGLRPGALFDTEIAARLLGLHRFGLAAVTERYLGITLAKEHSAADWSYRPLPRDWRNYAALDVELLIELERLMRTDLARQGKAGWAEEEFAHTLAEGMGPRRRHPVPWLRVSHINVLSHDPRGLAVAKALWQERDRLARQYDIAPNLLLSDSSIIEAAVKKPRNAREFRMIRSLNERVRMHTGGEQDKMFERYAPIQRKVKPSVWRGVIQEALALGPGEWPTMPSPQNDADEGQGNAPRSMRVWAARHPDRLDRLQRARRVITQIAEDTRTPAEIIIKPQYIRNLCWTDDPGERDVAEFLTEQGARDWQVKLVAASVSRVIM is encoded by the coding sequence TTGACCGATGAGCCCAGACTGCTGTCCGAGCCGCGTGGGGGAGTGCCCGGCGTCACCGCGACCCCCGATGGATTCCGCGACGTGTGCATGCGATTCGCCGCCGCGACTGGCTCCGTGGCGGCTGACGCCGAACGGGCGTCCGGGTTCCGCTACGGGCACGAGGATTGGCTGATCCAGTTCAAACGCGAGGGCGCGGGCATCGCGCTGATCGACCCGGTCGCGCTGAACGGGTTCGGCGTCGACTGGGAGGCGTTCAACGCCGCGCTCGGCGGCGCCGCGTGGATCATCCACGACGCCGCGCAGGACCTACCCGGATTCGCCGATCTGGGGCTGCGCCCCGGCGCGCTGTTCGACACGGAGATCGCCGCGAGGCTGCTCGGCCTGCATCGCTTCGGTCTGGCCGCCGTGACCGAGCGCTATCTGGGCATCACGCTGGCGAAGGAGCATTCTGCCGCCGACTGGTCGTACCGCCCGTTGCCGCGCGACTGGCGCAACTACGCGGCGCTCGACGTAGAGCTGCTCATCGAACTGGAGCGGCTGATGCGCACCGATCTGGCCCGCCAGGGCAAGGCCGGGTGGGCCGAGGAGGAGTTCGCCCATACGCTGGCGGAGGGCATGGGCCCGCGCCGCCGGCACCCGGTGCCATGGCTGCGCGTCTCGCACATCAACGTGCTCAGCCATGACCCACGGGGGCTGGCCGTCGCCAAGGCGCTGTGGCAGGAGCGCGATCGGCTCGCGCGGCAATACGACATCGCGCCGAACCTGCTGCTCTCCGATTCCTCGATCATCGAAGCCGCGGTGAAAAAGCCACGCAACGCGCGCGAATTCCGCATGATCCGCTCGCTCAACGAGCGCGTGCGCATGCACACCGGCGGCGAGCAGGACAAGATGTTCGAGCGGTACGCGCCGATCCAGCGCAAGGTCAAGCCATCGGTATGGCGGGGCGTCATCCAGGAGGCCCTGGCGCTCGGGCCCGGTGAATGGCCGACGATGCCGTCGCCGCAGAACGATGCCGACGAGGGGCAGGGCAACGCGCCGCGCTCGATGCGCGTCTGGGCGGCGCGCCACCCTGACCGGCTCGACCGGCTGCAGCGCGCCCGCCGCGTGATCACGCAGATCGCCGAGGACACGCGCACCCCGGCCGAAATCATCATCAAGCCGCAGTACATCCGCAATCTGTGCTGGACCGACGATCCGGGGGAGAGGGACGTCGCGGAATTCCTCACGGAGCAGGGTGCGCGCGACTGGCAGGTGAAGCTGGTTGCAGCGTCCGTAAGTCGCGTTATCATGTAA